Proteins encoded within one genomic window of Prosthecobacter fusiformis:
- a CDS encoding alkaline phosphatase family protein gives MAVKLYILGYGADFSVADDKKMQSPRSKDVYSPSKSLMKIKTYFLFALVATGLAHLQAAPPKAPKLVVAIVVDQLRYDYLDRFHHQFGEGGLKLLTDEGAFMTFAQYDYSPTITAPGHASFFSGSSPMMHGIIGNEWFDKRTGQPMYCVSDDAVNGVGTDPQGKAGKMSPRNFIGSTVADQMRLHWDSKVVAISIKDRGAILPGGKKPAGAFWFESATGNFITSSYYMQELPAWVKAFNDSKRPDAFIGQTWERLLDEKEYLNPDDAAGESSLAGETTRTFPHQVIKEEKDGYEPILSTPFGNQLLAEFAKAAIEGENLGQGSKPDLLCVSFSSNDYCGHRFGPYSQEVQDITLRMDRQFQEFFAYLDKKIGLTNVTIVLTADHGVCPTPENAQEQGLDAGRPPLSDMMNELQEKLAERFGPGRYFLGAKIGFKPRLSDGNLYFNYPVLIEKQLSPETVTSFAREWALSTGVFHAVYGREQLLDGRAPGVIGQRVMKGFNGERSGDIVFIPKPFLISGSGKPGAGTTHGSPFSYDTHIPVLFYGASFKAGRYADEFYITDIAPTLSAALGIQEPPACMGKPMVKILK, from the coding sequence ATGGCTGTAAAATTGTACATTCTGGGATACGGGGCAGATTTCAGTGTGGCAGATGACAAAAAGATGCAATCGCCCCGGTCTAAAGACGTTTACTCCCCCTCCAAATCACTGATGAAGATCAAGACATACTTTCTGTTCGCCCTCGTCGCCACCGGACTTGCCCACTTGCAGGCGGCACCGCCCAAGGCACCCAAACTTGTCGTGGCGATTGTCGTGGACCAGCTTCGTTATGATTACCTGGACCGCTTTCATCATCAGTTCGGCGAAGGTGGGCTAAAATTGCTGACCGATGAAGGAGCCTTCATGACCTTTGCACAGTATGATTACTCTCCGACGATCACCGCCCCGGGGCATGCCAGCTTCTTCAGTGGCAGTTCACCGATGATGCACGGGATCATCGGCAATGAGTGGTTCGATAAACGCACGGGACAACCCATGTACTGCGTGAGCGATGACGCCGTAAACGGTGTAGGCACCGACCCTCAGGGCAAGGCCGGCAAAATGTCCCCACGCAATTTCATCGGCAGCACGGTGGCAGACCAAATGCGCCTGCACTGGGACTCCAAAGTGGTGGCCATCTCCATCAAGGACCGCGGAGCCATCCTGCCAGGGGGCAAGAAGCCCGCAGGTGCCTTCTGGTTTGAATCCGCCACCGGCAATTTCATCACCAGCAGTTATTACATGCAGGAGCTGCCCGCATGGGTCAAAGCCTTCAATGACAGCAAGCGGCCAGATGCCTTCATCGGCCAGACCTGGGAGCGTCTGCTGGATGAAAAAGAATACCTCAATCCCGATGATGCGGCAGGCGAATCCAGCCTGGCTGGAGAAACCACCCGCACCTTTCCTCATCAAGTGATCAAAGAAGAAAAGGACGGTTATGAACCCATCCTCTCCACCCCCTTTGGCAATCAGTTGCTCGCCGAATTTGCCAAGGCAGCCATTGAGGGGGAAAACCTGGGCCAGGGCAGCAAGCCAGATCTTCTTTGTGTCTCCTTTTCATCCAATGATTATTGCGGCCACAGGTTCGGCCCCTATTCACAGGAGGTCCAGGACATCACCCTGCGCATGGACCGGCAGTTTCAGGAATTCTTTGCCTACCTGGACAAAAAGATTGGCCTAACCAATGTGACCATCGTCCTCACGGCGGACCACGGCGTCTGCCCCACCCCAGAAAATGCTCAGGAGCAGGGTCTGGACGCTGGCCGCCCGCCCCTTTCAGACATGATGAATGAATTGCAGGAAAAACTGGCCGAGCGCTTCGGGCCTGGACGCTATTTCCTGGGTGCCAAAATCGGATTCAAGCCACGCCTCAGCGATGGGAACCTGTATTTCAACTATCCCGTGCTCATCGAAAAGCAGCTTTCACCGGAAACCGTCACCTCCTTCGCACGCGAATGGGCTTTATCCACCGGCGTGTTTCATGCCGTTTACGGGCGTGAACAATTGCTGGACGGACGTGCACCAGGAGTCATCGGCCAGCGTGTGATGAAAGGCTTCAACGGCGAGCGCAGCGGGGACATTGTTTTCATTCCGAAACCCTTCCTCATCTCAGGTAGCGGCAAGCCAGGCGCGGGCACCACTCACGGCTCCCCTTTTTCTTATGATACCCATATCCCGGTGCTGTTTTATGGAGCCAGCTTCAAGGCAGGCCGTTATGCCGATGAATTTTACATTACGGACATCGCGCCCACCCTTTCCGCCGCACTCGGCATCCAGGAGCCACCCGCCTGCATGGGCAAGCCGATGGTTAAAATCTTGAAGTAA
- a CDS encoding Dps family protein: protein MKTKTLIDIGISEADRTEIAAGLSRLLADSYTLYLQTHNFHWNVTGPMFQTLHVMFETHYTELALAVDTIAERIRSLGMHAPGTYAEFVRLSSIEEVPGVPKAKEMIALLVTGHEAVVRTARSIFPVVEKAADEASADLLTQRIQLHEKTAWMLRSLLED from the coding sequence ATGAAAACCAAAACACTCATCGATATCGGCATTAGTGAAGCTGACCGCACCGAGATCGCCGCCGGACTTTCACGACTGCTTGCCGATAGCTACACTCTCTATTTGCAGACTCATAACTTCCACTGGAACGTCACCGGACCGATGTTCCAGACGCTGCATGTGATGTTTGAAACGCATTACACCGAGCTGGCCCTGGCCGTGGATACCATTGCCGAGCGCATCCGCTCCCTGGGCATGCATGCACCTGGAACGTATGCGGAATTTGTGCGCCTGAGTTCGATTGAAGAAGTCCCCGGAGTGCCCAAGGCCAAGGAGATGATCGCGCTTCTGGTCACCGGCCATGAGGCTGTCGTCCGCACTGCACGCTCCATTTTTCCAGTCGTCGAAAAAGCTGCCGATGAAGCCAGCGCGGACCTCCTTACCCAGCGCATCCAGCTCCACGAAAAAACCGCCTGGATGCTCCGCAGCCTTCTCGAAGACTAA
- a CDS encoding DnaJ C-terminal domain-containing protein, whose amino-acid sequence MSVEFKDYYTILGVNREAGEDDIKKAFRKLARKYHPDVATDKATAEAKFKEINEAYEVLGDPDKRKKYDTMGARWADDEGGFQPPPQSGTGTPEQEFHFGGTGFSDFFEQYFSGGTRYGFPNESPGFGQTHAQSGNARPRRGSDIEGDILVTLMEAMQGTVRPVSMQTVNRSTGQVETREFQVRIPPGATDGRRIRVPGHGEPGQGGAAAGDLFLRVRHATHPDFSSREADIYHDLDIAPWEAVLGAEVVVPTLDGSIKLRIPAGAENGQKLRARNRGLPKGKNGERGDFYVVLNIQLPVTLSPEERTLWEKLRDTSTFRARPV is encoded by the coding sequence ATGTCCGTCGAATTTAAAGACTACTACACCATCCTTGGCGTAAACCGCGAGGCCGGTGAAGACGACATCAAAAAAGCCTTCCGCAAGCTCGCCCGGAAATACCATCCCGATGTGGCCACGGACAAGGCAACCGCAGAGGCTAAGTTCAAGGAGATCAACGAAGCCTATGAAGTCTTGGGAGATCCAGACAAGCGTAAAAAATACGATACGATGGGCGCTCGCTGGGCCGATGACGAAGGCGGATTCCAGCCGCCGCCTCAGAGTGGGACAGGTACTCCCGAGCAAGAATTCCATTTTGGCGGCACGGGCTTCAGTGATTTCTTCGAGCAATATTTCAGCGGAGGCACTCGCTACGGCTTCCCAAATGAGAGTCCCGGCTTCGGCCAAACGCATGCCCAGTCCGGCAATGCACGGCCACGCCGAGGCAGCGATATCGAAGGGGATATCCTCGTCACCCTGATGGAGGCCATGCAGGGAACGGTACGTCCCGTTTCCATGCAGACAGTCAACCGTTCCACGGGCCAGGTGGAGACGCGTGAATTTCAAGTGCGCATCCCCCCAGGTGCCACGGATGGTCGCCGCATCCGCGTGCCGGGGCATGGTGAGCCAGGCCAGGGCGGAGCCGCTGCCGGCGACCTGTTTCTGCGCGTCCGCCATGCTACCCACCCGGACTTTAGCAGCCGTGAAGCAGACATTTATCACGACCTCGACATCGCACCTTGGGAAGCCGTCCTTGGAGCAGAAGTCGTGGTACCAACTTTGGACGGCTCCATTAAATTACGCATACCCGCAGGAGCCGAAAACGGCCAAAAACTCCGCGCACGAAATCGCGGGCTGCCGAAAGGAAAGAACGGCGAAAGAGGCGATTTTTATGTCGTCCTCAATATCCAGCTTCCTGTCACCCTCAGTCCAGAAGAACGCACCCTCTGGGAAAAGCTGCGTGACACCTCCACCTTCCGTGCGCGCCCGGTTTAA